From the Brassica napus cultivar Da-Ae chromosome A8, Da-Ae, whole genome shotgun sequence genome, one window contains:
- the LOC106360289 gene encoding putative 12-oxophytodienoate reductase-like protein 1 isoform X1 → MENGTSSATNQTIPLLTPFSMRNFNLSHRIVMPGMARMRSYGNVPQPHAAMYYSQRATPGGLLITEATGVSETAMAYHDMPGIWKKEQIEAWKPIIDAVHSNGAVFFCQLWHAGRVSHRDSQPNGEAPISSTDKPLAETSSNEFTTSDEFTPPRRLRTDEIPNIVNDFRLAARNAIEAGFDGVEIHGAHGYLIDQFMKDTVNDRTDFYGGSLENRCRFALEVVEAVTNEIGSDRVGVRLSPFANYMQSGDTEPQKLGVYMAKSLNRFRTLYCHMVEPRMKTATEAFECTESLTPMRKAFEGAFIVAGGYTREDGNKAVAEGRTDLVAYGRLFLANPDLPRRFKLDAPLNKYDRTSFYTSDPVVGYTDYPFLETEP, encoded by the exons TGAGATCATACGGCAACGTTCCACAACCTCACGCCGCCATGTATTACTCTCAGAGAGCAACGCCGGGAGGTCTTCTCATCACCGAAGCCACCGGAGTTTCAGAAACCGCCATGGC GTATCATGACATGCCAGGGATATGGAAGAAAGAACAAATCGAAGCATGGAAGCCTATCATTGACGCCGTTCATTCTAACGGCGCCGTCTTCTTCTGTCAGCTCTGGCACGCCGGTCGCGTTTCTCATCGAG ATTCTCAGCCAAATGGTGAAGCTCCGATCTCTTCTACGGATAAGCCTCTCGCCGAGACTTCATCCAACGAGTTCACAACATCCGACGAGTTCACACCTCCGAGGCGGCTAAGGACCGACGAGATCCCAAACATTGTAAATGATTTTCGTCTCGCTGCAAGAAACGCTATAGAAGCTGGTTTTGATGGAGTGGAGATCCATGGCGCACACGGATACTTGATCGACCAGTTTATGAAGGACACTGTCAACGACCGCACCGACTTTTATGGCGGATCTCTCGAGAACCGATGTAGATTCGCGCTGGAAGTAGTCGAAGCTGTGACGAACGAGATCGGATCTGACCGCGTTGGAGTCAGACTCTCTCCGTTCGCGAACTATATGCAGTCGGGAGATACAGAGCCTCAAAAGCTAGGTGTTTACATGGCAAAGTCTCTGAATAGATTCAGAACACTCTATTGCCACATGGTTGAGCCGAGGATGAAAACAGCCACTGAGGCTTTCGAATGCACTGAGTCGCTTACGCCGATGAGGAAGGCGTTTGAAGGAGCGTTCATCGTCGCCGGAGGTTATACAAGAGAAGACGGGAACAAGGCGGTGGCGGAGGGAAGAACCGACCTGGTGGCGTATGGGAGACTGTTCTTGGCGAATCCAGATTTGCCAAGAAGATTTAAACTCGACGCGCCGCTGAATAAGTACGACAGAACAAGTTTTTATACTTCTGATCCTGTCGTGGGTTATACTGATTACCCTTTTCTCGAGACAGAACCTTaa
- the LOC106360289 gene encoding putative 12-oxophytodienoate reductase-like protein 1 isoform X2, translated as MENGTSSATNQTIPLLTPFSMRNFNLSHSYARDGENEIIRQRSTTSRRHVLLSESNAGRSSHHRSHRSFRNRHGVRYHDMPGIWKKEQIEAWKPIIDAVHSNGAVFFCQLWHAGRVSHRDSQPNGEAPISSTDKPLAETSSNEFTTSDEFTPPRRLRTDEIPNIVNDFRLAARNAIEAGFDGVEIHGAHGYLIDQFMKDTVNDRTDFYGGSLENRCRFALEVVEAVTNEIGSDRVGVRLSPFANYMQSGDTEPQKLGVYMAKSLNRFRTLYCHMVEPRMKTATEAFECTESLTPMRKAFEGAFIVAGGYTREDGNKAVAEGRTDLVAYGRLFLANPDLPRRFKLDAPLNKYDRTSFYTSDPVVGYTDYPFLETEP; from the exons TGAGATCATACGGCAACGTTCCACAACCTCACGCCGCCATGTATTACTCTCAGAGAGCAACGCCGGGAGGTCTTCTCATCACCGAAGCCACCGGAGTTTCAGAAACCGCCATGGCGTAAG GTATCATGACATGCCAGGGATATGGAAGAAAGAACAAATCGAAGCATGGAAGCCTATCATTGACGCCGTTCATTCTAACGGCGCCGTCTTCTTCTGTCAGCTCTGGCACGCCGGTCGCGTTTCTCATCGAG ATTCTCAGCCAAATGGTGAAGCTCCGATCTCTTCTACGGATAAGCCTCTCGCCGAGACTTCATCCAACGAGTTCACAACATCCGACGAGTTCACACCTCCGAGGCGGCTAAGGACCGACGAGATCCCAAACATTGTAAATGATTTTCGTCTCGCTGCAAGAAACGCTATAGAAGCTGGTTTTGATGGAGTGGAGATCCATGGCGCACACGGATACTTGATCGACCAGTTTATGAAGGACACTGTCAACGACCGCACCGACTTTTATGGCGGATCTCTCGAGAACCGATGTAGATTCGCGCTGGAAGTAGTCGAAGCTGTGACGAACGAGATCGGATCTGACCGCGTTGGAGTCAGACTCTCTCCGTTCGCGAACTATATGCAGTCGGGAGATACAGAGCCTCAAAAGCTAGGTGTTTACATGGCAAAGTCTCTGAATAGATTCAGAACACTCTATTGCCACATGGTTGAGCCGAGGATGAAAACAGCCACTGAGGCTTTCGAATGCACTGAGTCGCTTACGCCGATGAGGAAGGCGTTTGAAGGAGCGTTCATCGTCGCCGGAGGTTATACAAGAGAAGACGGGAACAAGGCGGTGGCGGAGGGAAGAACCGACCTGGTGGCGTATGGGAGACTGTTCTTGGCGAATCCAGATTTGCCAAGAAGATTTAAACTCGACGCGCCGCTGAATAAGTACGACAGAACAAGTTTTTATACTTCTGATCCTGTCGTGGGTTATACTGATTACCCTTTTCTCGAGACAGAACCTTaa
- the LOC106360289 gene encoding putative 12-oxophytodienoate reductase-like protein 1 isoform X3, whose translation MPGMARMRSYGNVPQPHAAMYYSQRATPGGLLITEATGVSETAMAYHDMPGIWKKEQIEAWKPIIDAVHSNGAVFFCQLWHAGRVSHRDSQPNGEAPISSTDKPLAETSSNEFTTSDEFTPPRRLRTDEIPNIVNDFRLAARNAIEAGFDGVEIHGAHGYLIDQFMKDTVNDRTDFYGGSLENRCRFALEVVEAVTNEIGSDRVGVRLSPFANYMQSGDTEPQKLGVYMAKSLNRFRTLYCHMVEPRMKTATEAFECTESLTPMRKAFEGAFIVAGGYTREDGNKAVAEGRTDLVAYGRLFLANPDLPRRFKLDAPLNKYDRTSFYTSDPVVGYTDYPFLETEP comes from the exons TGAGATCATACGGCAACGTTCCACAACCTCACGCCGCCATGTATTACTCTCAGAGAGCAACGCCGGGAGGTCTTCTCATCACCGAAGCCACCGGAGTTTCAGAAACCGCCATGGC GTATCATGACATGCCAGGGATATGGAAGAAAGAACAAATCGAAGCATGGAAGCCTATCATTGACGCCGTTCATTCTAACGGCGCCGTCTTCTTCTGTCAGCTCTGGCACGCCGGTCGCGTTTCTCATCGAG ATTCTCAGCCAAATGGTGAAGCTCCGATCTCTTCTACGGATAAGCCTCTCGCCGAGACTTCATCCAACGAGTTCACAACATCCGACGAGTTCACACCTCCGAGGCGGCTAAGGACCGACGAGATCCCAAACATTGTAAATGATTTTCGTCTCGCTGCAAGAAACGCTATAGAAGCTGGTTTTGATGGAGTGGAGATCCATGGCGCACACGGATACTTGATCGACCAGTTTATGAAGGACACTGTCAACGACCGCACCGACTTTTATGGCGGATCTCTCGAGAACCGATGTAGATTCGCGCTGGAAGTAGTCGAAGCTGTGACGAACGAGATCGGATCTGACCGCGTTGGAGTCAGACTCTCTCCGTTCGCGAACTATATGCAGTCGGGAGATACAGAGCCTCAAAAGCTAGGTGTTTACATGGCAAAGTCTCTGAATAGATTCAGAACACTCTATTGCCACATGGTTGAGCCGAGGATGAAAACAGCCACTGAGGCTTTCGAATGCACTGAGTCGCTTACGCCGATGAGGAAGGCGTTTGAAGGAGCGTTCATCGTCGCCGGAGGTTATACAAGAGAAGACGGGAACAAGGCGGTGGCGGAGGGAAGAACCGACCTGGTGGCGTATGGGAGACTGTTCTTGGCGAATCCAGATTTGCCAAGAAGATTTAAACTCGACGCGCCGCTGAATAAGTACGACAGAACAAGTTTTTATACTTCTGATCCTGTCGTGGGTTATACTGATTACCCTTTTCTCGAGACAGAACCTTaa
- the LOC106360288 gene encoding putative FBD-associated F-box protein At1g05080: protein MLETKIEEIDCEDRISALPVELLVTILLLVPIKDAVATMILSKRWRCIWMMLPRLDYNETNDIKDDHDCGGGDDDDGDGDGDGDGDGDGDGDDGDNDDDVDGDGDLERKKSIWWFLDKSLKLHKAPVLEKLLISLGRRCPSDANVGNWVEKAVDRGVVVVKFKLRWSAGPTTLPRSLYTCETLKELSLSNKVLVDFPSSPSCLPSLELLQLFCVAYKDEASLARFLSSCPVLGILIVKRKKSDNLTNFIVKVSSLWMLFYNNTACLQDDTDVVDSDSCLVIDTPALIKFKVDDDSRDSWSIGNMPCLEEAYISVNSLSNFDKFITASSSILSLDLTFTDEMLVRCRTLRFSRLIKLSVDPSRSDWVEPLLLLLANTPKLEELLVNYEFIYDLEDIPLSWKQPSSIPGCLSSHLKIFEWRYYGHREEEEEFLTYILANSKCLKTATISLKPMLDPELEQDAIIGKLKDIPRVSTSSQLLVN, encoded by the exons ATGTTAGAAACCAAAATTGAAGAGATAGATTGTGAAGACAGGATCAGTGCTTTGCCCGTAGAGTTGCTTGTGACAATTTTGTTGCTTGTCCCGATTAAAGATGCAGTAGCCACCATGATTTTGTCCAAAAGATGGCGCTGTATATGGATGATGTTGCCTAGACTTGATTACAATGAAACCAATGATATCAAAGATGATCATGattgtggtggtggtgatgatgatgatggtgatggtgatggtgatggggatggtgatggtgatggtgatggtgatgatggtgataatgatgatgatgttgatggtgatggtgatctTGAGAGAAAGAAGAGCATTTGGTGGTTTTTGGACAAGTCACTGAAACTTCACAAAGCACCTGTCTTAGAAAAATTGCTTATTAGTCTTGGTCGACGATGTCCTAGTGATGCTAATGTCGGAAATTGGGTTGAAAAGGCTGTTGATCGCGGCGTCGTCGTGGTAAAATTCAAGCTTCGCTGGTCAGCAGGTCCAACCACATTGCCTAGGAGCCTTTACACCTGCGAAACACTCAAAGAACTGAGTCTATCTAACAAggttcttgttgatttccctTCTTCCCCTTCCTGCCTCCCGTCACTCGAACTACTTCAACTTTTCTGTGTGGCATATAAAGACGAGGCTTCTCTCGCTAGGTTCTTATCTAGCTGCCCTGTCCTTGGAATATTGATagtgaaaagaaagaagagtgaCAATCTGACAAACTTTATTGTGAAAGTGTCTTCTTTATGgatgttattttataataatacagCTTGTCTGCAAGATGACACTGACGTAGTGGATAGTGATAGTTGTTTGGTTATAGATACTCCGGCATTAATAAAGTTTAAGGTCGATGATGATTCAAGAGACTCTTGGTCGATTGGGAATATGCCTTGTCTCGAGGAGGCATATATTAGTGTCAACTCTTTATCTAATTTTGACAAGTTCataacagcttcttcgtcgatCTTGTCTCTTGACTTGACTTTTACCGATGAAATG CTTGTGCGTTGTCGCACCCTAAGATTTTCTCGACTTATAAAGTTATCTGTAGATCCAAGTAGATCCGACTGGGTGGAACCACTCTTACTTCTACTAGCAAATACTCCAAAACTTGAAGAACTTTTGGTAAATTAT GAATTTATCTATGACCTCGAGGATATCCCACTTTCATGGAAACAACCAAGTTCTATTCCTGGATGCTTGTCGTCAcatctaaaaatatttgaatggaGATACTATGGAcacagagaagaagaggaagaattCTTGACATACATCCTAGCCAATTCTAAGTGTTTAAAGACCGCGACAATCTCCCTCAAACCCATGTTAGATCCTGAACTAGAGCAAGATGCTATCATCGGAAAGTTGAAAGATATTCCTAGGGTTTCAACATCATCTCAACTTTTGGtcaattga
- the LOC106359411 gene encoding pentatricopeptide repeat-containing protein At1g09220, mitochondrial-like: MTVKQCFCLIITSRVPLFPMGQISYGFLESAIPLFYNSFVSLVTWTTMISAFAMHGMGKEAVNMFKDMERLGLRPNRVTMISVLNACSHGGLTEEEFLEYFNKMVSKYKITPDVKHYGCLVDMLRRKGRLEEADRIALEIPSDQKAVVWRMLLGACSVYDDPEMAERVTKKLMELERSHGGDYVLMSNIFCGTGKFTDGERFRKLMDVRGVAKLPGHSQLT, translated from the coding sequence ATGACAGTTAAGCAATgcttttgtttaattattactTCTCGCGTGCCCCTATTTCCTATGGGCCAAATCTCCTATGGGTTCCTTGAGTCTGCTATACCCCTATTTTATAATTCTTTTGTCTCGCTGGTCACGTGGACAACGATGATCTCCGCCTTCGCAATGCACGGGATGGGCAAAGAAGCGGTCAACATGTTCAAAGACATGGAAAGACTGGGATTGAGACCGAACAGAGTGACCATGATCAGTGTTTTAAACGCTTGTAGCCACGGCGGCTTAACAGAAGAAGAGTTTCTAGAGTATTTTAACAAGATGGTAAGCAAGTACAAGATCACGCCGGATGTGAAGCACTACGGATGTCTAGTAGATATGCTGAGAAGAAAAGGAAGATTAGAAGAAGCGGATAGGATCGCTTTGGAGATTCCGTCTGACCAAAAGGCAGTGGTTTGGAGAATGCTGCTTGGAGCTTGTAGCGTTTATGATGATCCTGAGATGGCGGAGAGGGTTACTAAGAAGCTGATGGAGTTGGAGAGAAGTCATGGAGGTGACTATGTGCTTATGTCTAACATCTTTTGTGGTACTGGAAAATTCACAGATGGTGAGAGGTTCCGGAAACTGATGGATGTTAGAGGTGTAGCTAAACTTCCAGGGCATTCGCAGTTAACATAG